A region of the Pseudomonas asiatica genome:
TCGTGGTCGGCGCGCTGGCGCTGGTGATGCTCGCGGCGCTGGTCACCGGTATCGTCATCCACAAGAAGATCTTCAAGGAGTTTTTCACCTTCCGGCCGAACAAGGGCCAGCGCTCGTGGCTGGATTTCCACAACGCCAGCGCGGTGCTGTTGCTGCCGTTCCACCTGATGATCACCTACACCGGCCTGGTGATCTTCATGCTCATCTACATCCCGGCCGGGGTCGATGCGCTGTTCGCCGGCGACAACCGTGCCTACTTCCAGGCCCAGGGCAATGCCCGCCTGGAGCAGCCTCGTGGCCTGGCCAGGCAACCGGCCGCGCTGGTCGATGTCGCGCCATTGCTGGCCCAGGCCGAGGCGCGCCTGGGGCCGATTGGTGGCCTGAATATCCGCAACCCCAACACGGCGGCGGCGCGTATCGAAATACGCCCCGGACTGGGCAACCGCATTGCCTTGGCCAAGGGCCAGGCCATGGTCTTCGATGGTGTCAGCGGGCAGTTGCTCGGCGACGTCGCCGAATGGCGCGCGGCGCCATTGACCCAGCGGGTCATGGCCGGCCTGCATTTCGCCCAGTTTGGCGGCTACCCGATGCGCTGGCTGTATTTTGTCTGCGGGCTGGTCAGTTGCCTGATGATCGCCAGCGGGCTGGTGCTGTTCTGCGTGAAGCGTGGGCGCAAGTACGCCAGCGCCGAGGCTTCGGTGCGGCGTTGGTACCGAGTGGCGGAGGTGTGCAACGTGGGCTTCGTCAGTGGCCTGTTGTTGGCGTGCGTGGCGTTGCTGTGGGCCAGCCGCGTGCTGCCGGTAGAACTGGCGCAGCGGGAGAGCTGGGAGGTTCGTGCGTTCTTTGGTGTATGGCTGCTGGCGCTGTTGCATGCCGGTATCAGGCCAGTACGCCGGGCCTGGGTCGAGCAACTGCTGCTGACCGCGTTGCTGTGCATTGGCGTGGGTGCGTTGGGTGGCTTGGGCGACGCCATGCGCCTGGGGGTGGTGGCCTGTGCCTTGGTGTTGGGTGTATTGCTCGGGCTGCTGGCCTGGCGCGTATGGCAGGCGCAGTGGGTGCCGCAGAAGGCCAGGGCAGGGCGGCGGATGGAGGCCGGGGCATGATGATGTGGATCATGGGCAGCGTGTTGTTCGCCTACGCTGGCATGCTGGGGCTGTGCCAGGGGCTGGAGCGGCATTACAAGCAGGTATGGAACCGCACCTGCCCGTCGGTGCTGCGTGTCGGCTTGCGCGCGGCCGGCTGGCTGGCGTTGCTGGCCAGTCTGGTGCTGTGTGCCCAGGCCTGGGGCTGGGCCATGGGGCCGGTGGCCTGGTTTGCCGTGATGTCGCTGGCGGGGATGGTGCTGGTATTGCTGCTGCCATACTGGCCGCGGCTGGCGGTGGGGTTGGTGGCAGCGGTGCCGGTTTGGGGACTGATGCTGCTGTGATCTGACCAGGCTCCATCGTCGGCGCAGCCGGTGCCAGGTTGTTGCGGTAAAAAGTGCCAAGGCATGTTACACCTTGCGCCCCGACCCGCTGCGAGAGAAACCCGGTGAAAGCCGTCCGCCTGACCCTGATCTGCCACGCCCTTACCCAGGCCCAGAAGACCGGGCGCCTGCACCGTGCCGACGACGGCATCCTGCCGTTGGGCCAGCAGCCTTTCGCCGACCTTTCTGGTGTGCCGGTGCTGACTGCACCAGAGCGGCGAGCCTGCGAGACGGCGGCGTGGTTTTTGGGACCGGTGCAGGTCGAGCCGGCCTTGGCCGATTGCGACTTGGGGCGTTGGCAAGGGCTGACGCTGAAGCAATTGCAGGCCGAGCAACCGCAGGCGATGGCCGAATGGCTGCAGGCCCCGGCCAGTGATGTGCACGGCGGCGAGTCGTTCGCCGTGCTTTGCCAGCGCATCGCCGCCTGGTTGGCGGCCTTCGACAGGCCGGGTGAATGGGTGGCGGTTACCCACCCGATGGTCATGCGCGCTGCGCTGGTGCACGTACTTGGCTGCCCGATGAGCGCCAGTCAGCGGGTCGATGTGTTGCCGCTGTCGCGCCTGGAGCTGAGCTTTACCGGGCAGTGGCGCCTGCGCCTGGGCTGAAGGTCAGAACGCCAGCTTGTAGCCGATCAGCAGCAGCATCGCCGCCAGGCACGGACGCAGCACGCGGTCGGAAATCCGCCCGGTGAGGTGGCTGCCCAGGTAGATGCCTGGCAGCGAGCCCAGCAGCAGGTAGCCCAGCAGTGACCAGTCCATGTTGCCCATGCCGGCATGGCCCAGGCCCGCCACCAGGGTAAGTGGCACGGCGTGGGCGATTTCGGTACCGACCAGGCGGCGGGTGACCAGGAACGGGTACAGCAGGAACAGCGCCACGGTACCCAGTGCGCCAGCACCGATGGAAGTGAGGGTGACCATCACCCCCAGCACCACGCCGGTGAGCACGGTAAGGATGTTCAGGCTGCGGTCGCTGAGGTGGTAGTGGTCACCGGCATGGCGGCTGGCGAAGGCCTGCAGGCGCGATTTGAACAGGATGGCCAGCGCGGTCAGGATCAGCACCACCGCCAGGCCTTGCTTGATGACGGCGTTGAGCGCCGAGGTGTCGGTGTGCAGGGTGCTGAGGAACCACAGGGTCAGCGCCGCCGCGGGCACGCTGCCCAGGCTGAGCAGGCCGGTGATCTTCCAGTCGACGTTCTTGTTGCGCGCATGCACCCAGACGCCACTGGCCTTGGTGATGGCGGCGTAGAGCAGGTCGGTGCCGACGGCTGTTGCCGGGCTGATGCCAAACCACAACAGGATCGGGGTCATCAGCGAGCCGCCACCGACGCCGGTCATTCCGACGATGAAACCCACGACCAGGCCCGCAATGGTGAAACCGAAAGAACCTACATCCATACGCTACTCGACTGCCCAACTTGCCCGTTATCGGATGCAGCCCAGCATATAGATTTTTTTATAGCCAAATAGACTTGTTCGTTATTAGGTTATAACCGAGACGGCGACGTACGCGATCTTTGTAGGAGCGGCCTTGTGTCGCGAAAGGGCCGCAAGGCGGCCCCGACAATATGTGTTGTGCTGCTG
Encoded here:
- a CDS encoding PepSY-associated TM helix domain-containing protein, whose translation is MKNTFTQSMAWLHTWAGLIFGWLLFAIFVTGTLAVFDKELDHWMQPEIPATEVPQADAARRAIAYLQAHEPQAGNWGISLPSERSPGLRVSTGERRHGPTVQLDPRTGEAIEVRDSVGGNFFFRFHFTLDLPRNWGIFVVGALALVMLAALVTGIVIHKKIFKEFFTFRPNKGQRSWLDFHNASAVLLLPFHLMITYTGLVIFMLIYIPAGVDALFAGDNRAYFQAQGNARLEQPRGLARQPAALVDVAPLLAQAEARLGPIGGLNIRNPNTAAARIEIRPGLGNRIALAKGQAMVFDGVSGQLLGDVAEWRAAPLTQRVMAGLHFAQFGGYPMRWLYFVCGLVSCLMIASGLVLFCVKRGRKYASAEASVRRWYRVAEVCNVGFVSGLLLACVALLWASRVLPVELAQRESWEVRAFFGVWLLALLHAGIRPVRRAWVEQLLLTALLCIGVGALGGLGDAMRLGVVACALVLGVLLGLLAWRVWQAQWVPQKARAGRRMEAGA
- a CDS encoding DUF3325 domain-containing protein, with amino-acid sequence MMMWIMGSVLFAYAGMLGLCQGLERHYKQVWNRTCPSVLRVGLRAAGWLALLASLVLCAQAWGWAMGPVAWFAVMSLAGMVLVLLLPYWPRLAVGLVAAVPVWGLMLL
- a CDS encoding histidine phosphatase family protein, which codes for MKAVRLTLICHALTQAQKTGRLHRADDGILPLGQQPFADLSGVPVLTAPERRACETAAWFLGPVQVEPALADCDLGRWQGLTLKQLQAEQPQAMAEWLQAPASDVHGGESFAVLCQRIAAWLAAFDRPGEWVAVTHPMVMRAALVHVLGCPMSASQRVDVLPLSRLELSFTGQWRLRLG
- a CDS encoding sulfite exporter TauE/SafE family protein, whose amino-acid sequence is MDVGSFGFTIAGLVVGFIVGMTGVGGGSLMTPILLWFGISPATAVGTDLLYAAITKASGVWVHARNKNVDWKITGLLSLGSVPAAALTLWFLSTLHTDTSALNAVIKQGLAVVLILTALAILFKSRLQAFASRHAGDHYHLSDRSLNILTVLTGVVLGVMVTLTSIGAGALGTVALFLLYPFLVTRRLVGTEIAHAVPLTLVAGLGHAGMGNMDWSLLGYLLLGSLPGIYLGSHLTGRISDRVLRPCLAAMLLLIGYKLAF